A window of Diadema setosum chromosome 2, eeDiaSeto1, whole genome shotgun sequence contains these coding sequences:
- the LOC140246185 gene encoding structural maintenance of chromosomes protein 1A-like isoform X2 has translation MDAISFVLGEKTSNLRVKRLSELIHGAPIGKPASNRATVSAIYAEEDGSETQFTRIIMGASSEYRIDNKVVSAQQYAEALEKIGILVKARNFLVFQGAVESIAMKNPKERTTLFEEISRSGEMKEEYEQRKASMIKAEEDTQFNYHKKKGIAAERKEAKLEKEEAERYQKLKEELADKQLEFQLFKLYHNENDIKRLTDELGGRNEELKRAVEKREGVEERIRGKKKELGQLTRELAAIEKDMREKEVELNKKKPQFIKAKENTSHMNKKLETAKKSLKSAKKAHEKHMADIQELEEELDAVERKRQEYEERLEEESQSQGKDMTLEKSQVEEYHSLKKEAGMRAAQLLQELEKLNRDQKSDQDRLESERTRKSEIQAKIKQKEHEREENQRRVEKLNEYIRTSENNITEQTRLRESLEEEVMGASQRMQEIESEMTSIVEQLGEAKVDKHESARHHKKAELIDNLKRLFNGVYGRLIDLCEPSQKKYQIAVTKVLGKNMDAIIVDSEKTARDCIQYMKEQRSDPETFLPLDFIEVKPINEKLRDIRDPRGVKLVIDVIRYEPPNVKKALMYACGNALVCETVEDARTIAFGRHERHKAVALDGTMFQKSGIISGGASDLKAKARRWDEKSLNSLKQRKQELTTDLKELQKTKRKESELNNIRSQISGLETRLKYSINDRDNTEKKILANNDKAIQKLMQDLEGFDPRMSAIEEQIAQRAELIKAKTVSMNRVEDEVFSNFCAQIGVANIRQYEEKELRQQQERAKKRLEFENQKSRLVNQLEYERSRDTEANVTKWTKEVARDEKDLEKLKKEENKQMKIIDEETESMTKLKFSKTTKKSQIDDKNAEVEEIRKQLISCNKEITAVQKQMTATETKLEQKKADRHSHLKACKMEDIKLPMKRGNMDDISEEAEPSSSQRDSEDVESTGMTGMDSMSSQGAKSIYAREANIIINYRRLSHSLRELEGSEIKEEGDKLASGISSMEATLQRIAAPNMKAMEKLDGVKERFQSTTEDFEAARKRAKKAKQQFEIIRKQRYERFNTCFEHISNRIDDIYKALSRNHSAQAFLGPENPEEPYLDGINYNCVAPGKRFRPMDNLSGGEKTVAALALLFAIHSYHPAPFFVLDEIDAALDNTNISKVAEYIKEQSENQFQCLVISLKEEFYNHADALIGIYPEQGECIISRVLTLDLTEYPDIPSSNPMVGVR, from the exons ATGGATGCCATCAGCTTTGTGCTGGGTGAGAAGACTTCCAATCTCCGAGTGAAAAGATTGTCTGAGCTGATTCATGGTGCCCCCATTGGCAAGCCAGCATCCAACAGGGCCACGGTCTCTGCCATTTATGCTGAAGAAGATGGATCGGAGACTCAATTTACCCGCAT TATCATGGGAGCGTCATCAGAGTACAGAATTGACAACAAGGTTGTCAGTGCTCAGCAGTATGCAGAAGCACTGGAGAAAATCGGCATCCTTGTCAAAGCCAGAAATTTCCTAGTGTTCCAG gGTGCTGTCGAGTCCATCGCTATGAAGAACCCCAAGGAGCGTACGACTCTCTTTGAGGAAATAAGTCGATCTGGCGAAATGAAGGAAGAGTATGAACAGCGCAAAGCCAGCATGATCAAGGCCGAAGAAGACACCCAGTTCAACTACCACAAGAAGAAGGGTATTGCTGCAGAGCGCAAGGAAGCCAAACTGGAGAAGGAAGAAGCAGAACGATACCAGAAACTCAAGGAAGAATTG GCTGACAAACAACTGGAGTTCCAGTTGTTCAAACTCTACCACAATGAGAACGACATCAAGCGGCTGACGGACGAACTCGGCGGTAGGAACGAGGAGCTGAAGAGAGCGGTGGAGAAGAGGGAAGGGGTGGAGGAGCGCATCAGGGGGAAGAAGAAGGAGCTGGGTCAGCTGACCAGGGAACTGGCCGCCATTGAGAAGGACATGAGAGAAAAG GAAGTTGAGCTGAATAAAAAGAAGCCTCAATTCATCAAGGCCAAGGAGAATACAAGTCACATGAACAAGAAGCTAGAAACTGCCAA GAAATCTCTCAAGTCAGCGAAGAAGGCGCATGAGAAGCACATGGCTGACATCCAGGAGCTGGAGGAGGAGTTGGATGCGGTGGAGAGGAAGAGGCAGGAGTATGAGGAGAGACTGGAGGAGGAGAGTCAGAGCCAGGGCAAAGACATGACTCTGGAGAAATCTCAg GTTGAGGAGTACCACTCCCTGAAGAAAGAGGCTGGCATGAGGGCAGCCCAGCTGCTGCAGGAGTTGGAGAAACTTAACCGGGACCAGAAGTCTGACCAGGACCGGCTGGAAAGTGAGCGGACACGGAAGTCTGAGATCCAAGCCAAGATCAAACAGAAGGAGCATGAGAG GGAGGAGAACCAGAGACGTGTGGAAAAGCTGAATGAATATATCAG GACCAGTGAGAACAACATCACCGAGCAGACGCGGCTGCGGGAGAGTCTGGAGGAGGAGGTGATGGGAGCGTCCCAGAGGATGCAGGAAATTGAGTCAGAGATGACGTCCATCGTGGAGCAGCTTGGGGAAGCCAAGGTGGACAAACACGAGAGTGCTCGCCATCACAAGAAGGCAGAACTTATCGACAACCTCAAGAGGCTCTTCAACGGCGTG TATGGGCGTCTGATTGACCTGTGTGAACCAAGCCAGAAGAAATACCAGATAGCAGTCACCAAGGTGCTGGGTAAGAACATGGACGCCATCATTGTGGATTCAGAGAAGACAGCCAGAGACTGTATTCAGTACATGAAGGAGCAGCGGTCCGATCCTGAGACCTTCCTACCCCTGGATTTCATTGAAGTGAAGCCCATTAATGAGAAGCTGAG AGACATCCGTGACCCTCGAGGGGTGAAGCTTGTGATAGATGTGATCCGCTATGAACCACCCAATGTCAAGAAGGCCCTGATGTACGCCTGCGGCAATGCTCTGGTTTGCGAGACAGTGGAAGACGCTCGAACCATCGCCTTTGGCCGCCACGAGAGACACAAGGCTGTAGCTCTAGATGGGACCATGTTCCAGAAGTCTGGAATCATATCAGGAGGTGCAAG TGACCTGAAGGCAAAAGCCCGTCGCTGGGACGAGAAATCTCTGAACAGTCTGAAGCAGAGGAAGCAGGAGCTGACGACAGACTTGAAGGAGCTGCAGAAAACCAAGCGAAAGGAGTCTGAACTCAACAACATTCGTTCCCAGATCAGTGGTTTGGAGACCAGGCTCAAGTACTCCATCAATGACCGAGACAACACG GAAAAGAAGATCCTTGCCAACAATGACAAAGCCATCCAGAAACTGATGCAGGACTTGGAAGGATTTGAT CCTCGCATGAGTGCCATAGAGGAGCAGATTGCCCAGCGAGCCGAGCTCATCAAGGCCAAGACGGTCTCCATGAACAGGGTGGAGGATGAGGTCTTTTCTAACTTCTGCGCCCAGATAGGCGTGGCCAACATCCGGCAGTACGAGGAGAAGGAACTGAGGCAGCAGCAGGAGAGAGCCAAGAAACGGCTGGAGTTTGAGAACCAGAAGTCTCGTCTGGTCAACCAGCTGGAGTACGAGAGGTCCAGGGACACAGAAG CCAATGTAACCAAGTGGACCAAGGAGGTGGCTCGTGATGAGAAGGATCTGGAAAAACTCAAGAAGGAGGAAAACAAGCAGATGAAG ATCATTGACGAGGAAACCGAGTCCATGACAAAGCTCAAGTTTTCCAAGACAACAAAGAAATCGCAAATCGACGATAAGAACGCCGAGGTGGAGGAGATTCGGAAACAGCTCATCTCTTGCAACAAAGAGATCACAG CTGTGCAGAAGCAGATGACGGCAACCGAGACAAAGCTGGAACAGAAGAAGGCGGATCGTCACAGCCACCTTAAAGCGTGTAAGATGGAGGACATCAAACTACCCATGAAGAGGGGAAACATGGACGATATTTCAGAAGAAGCCGAG CCGTCCAGCAGTCAGCGAGACTCAGAGGACGTGGAGAGTACGGGGATGACCGGTATGGACAGCATGAGTAGTCAAGGAGCCAAGTCCATCTATGCCCGGGAGgccaacatcatcatcaactacCGACGGCTCAGCCACAGCCTCAGAGAG CTTGAGGGAAGTGAGATCAAGGAAGAAGGAGACAAGCTTGCATCTGGGATATCAAGCATGGAGGCTACCCTGCAGCGAATTGCAGCACCAAACATGAAAGCCATGGAAAA GTTGGATGGTGTGAAGGAACGATTCCAGTCCACCACAGAGGACTTTGAGGCCGCCAGGAAGCGAGCCAAGAAGGCCAAGCAGCAGTTTGAAATCATCCGCAAACAGCGCTATGAACGCTTTAACACCTGCTTTGAGCATATCTCAAACCGCATTGATGACATCTACAAG GCGCTGTCACGCAATCACAGTGCCCAGGCCTTCCTTGGGCCAGAGAACCCTGAAGAACCCTACCTAGATGGCATCAACTACAACTGTGTGGCCCCGGGCAAGCGTTTCCGGCCTATGGACAACTTGTCCGGCGGGGAGAAGACTGTTGCTGCCCTGGCTCTACTCTTTGCAATTCACAG